A window from Engraulis encrasicolus isolate BLACKSEA-1 chromosome 11, IST_EnEncr_1.0, whole genome shotgun sequence encodes these proteins:
- the LOC134459007 gene encoding vimentin-like, translating to MRGSSYTSKTLSVAGGSSSSRMRVQSPSPSRCRGGNSASYSRGRAGFQGGVSAVEVGTEIHQQHANEKEEMQELNVRFAGYIEKVQALETRNAQLQAELAALQGRFKGGPGGLGDEYELKFKEMRDLIEALTAEKGAADIERGYIEEEVDVWRMKLEEELALKDEAEMILREFRQDVDNATLQKAELERRVEQLVAEIEFLKKLHDEEVADLMKQIEDSKVTVELDSDRPDLAAYLRNMRAEIEAVAARNVQEAEKWYKGKFDTLKEKAGKHEDQMKTMKDEIGSFHTQVTDLQNQIDGMRARNAALETQLDDMDSAHLDKVAALEAVIAQLEAQLCETKMEMSKYMADYQELLHIKLKLDAEIATYRKLLEGEEKRLGM from the exons ATGAGAGGCTCCTCGTACACTTCCAAGACCCTTTCCGTCGCCGgtggctccagcagcagcaggatgCGCGTCCAGAGCCCCTCTCCGTCCCGTTGCCGTGGCGGTAACTCTGCCTCCTACAGCCGCGGCCGCGCTGGCTTCCAGGGTGGTGTCTCTGCCGTCGAGGTCGGCACCGAGATCCACCAGCAGCACGCCAACGAGAAGGAAGAGATGCAGGAGCTCAATGTGCGCTTCGCTGGCTACATCGAGAAGGTCCAGGCCCTGGAAACGAGGAACGCCCAGCTACAGGCAGAGCTGGCCGCCCTGCAGGGACGCTTCAAGGGGGGACCCGGCGGGCTCGGAGATGAGTACGAGCTCAAGTTCAAGGAGATGAGGGACCTGATTGAGGCCCTGACCGCAGAGAAGGGTGCCGCCGACATCGAGAGGGGATATATTGAGGAGGAGGTCGATGTGTGGAGGATGAAGCTGGAGGAAGAGCTCGCCCTCAAAG ACGAGGCTGAGATGATCCTGCGTGAGTTCCGCCAGGACGTGGACAACGCCACACTGCAGAAAGCCGAACTGGAGAGGCGCGTGGAGCAGCTGGTGGCCGAGATCGAGTTCCTGAAGAAGCTGCACGACGAGGAAGTGGCCGACCTGATGAAGCAGATCGAGGACTCCAAGGTGACCGTTGAGCTGGACTCAGACCGCCCAGACCTGGCTGCCTACCTGCGCAACATGCGCGCCGAAATCGAGGCGGTGGCTGCCCGCAACGTGCAGGAGGCCGAGAAGTGGTACAAGGGCAAGTTCGACACACTCAAGGAGAAGGCCGGCAAGCACGAGGACCAGATGAAGACCATGAAAGACGAGATCGGCTCCTTCCACACCCAGGTGACCGACCTGCAGAACCAGATCGACGGCATGCGGGCACGCAACGCAGCCCTGGAGACACAGCTGGACGACATGGATTCCGCCCACCTGGACAAGGTTGCCGCACTGGAGGCCGTCATCGCACAGCTGGAGGCGCAACTCTGCGAGACCAAGATGGAGATGAGCAAGTACATGGCGGACTATCAGGAGCTGCTGCACATCAAGCTGAAGCTGGACGCAGAGATCGCCACCTACAGGAAGCTGCTGGAGGGCGAGGAGAAGAGGCTTGGAATGT AG
- the LOC134459008 gene encoding alpha-synuclein-like codes for MDMLKKGLNKAKDGVVSAAVMTKKGVTGAAEMTVDGVVFVGTKTVDGVSTVATKTVSGVSQVGGAVVTGASSVAQKTVEGAGNIVAATGLVKKDAPKPDEEPKPEAEAEESAGEAEPEAAEPPSTAVEATQ; via the exons ATGGACATGCTGAAGAAAGGTTTAAACAAAGCCAAGGATGGGGTTGTATCGGCCGCCGTGATGACTAAGAAGGGAGTGACAGGTGCAGCCGAAATGACGGTAGATGGAGTCGTCTTCGTTG GTACAAAAACAGTGGACGGAGTGAGCACAG TGGCTACCAAGACTGTGTCAGGAGTCTCTCAGGTTGGAGGAGCCGTGGTAACGGGAGCCTCCTCTGTGGCCCAGAAGACAGTGGAAGGTGCTGGAAACATTGTGGCTGCCACAGGACTAGTCAAGAAGGACGCGCCAAAACCG GACGAGGAACCAAAGcccgaggcagaggcagaggagagcgCAGGGGAGGCGGAGCCGGAGGCTGCAGAGCCACCCAGCACTGCTGTTGAG GCCACGCAGTAA